The DNA region TGGTTACTTCTGAGGGTATAATCCTTTTCCACtcaactgtacttacttatgctccaACGTCaggtgtgaagtgggttcattcctgctcaccagtgcactctagtatttaggcactcttaggttcaaatatattcacattttccacatcatcatactttatggcttcgtcaccttctacgtgtcggccagcacagctcgattcggagtcctagtggacattccaaatcggggtgtgtcactagtactatcacatttctctcaatcaatttatttgacttttctttaatttattcaatacaaaaaaaaaaagaaaaaaaaacagaaatgaaGATGAGAAAAGCTAAGTGTGCTTTCGTTGGGGGATTCTATTCTAATATTCtctttctatttctttttcACACAAACTATTAATTATTGTCCATTCCGATTCTGTCACCTATCATTTTGATTAGCAAAGATTATTTTTTTCTCTTGAAATTTCCTATAGCTACTCCACTCAGCcattattttctttaaattcTCTATAATAATTGCTCCACTCaatctttatttcattttaaattctcTATGATAGATCCACCTAGCCTTTATTTCCTTTTGCATTGCCTATAATTGCGACACTCCGTCtttatttccttttcatatAATTGTGGTCACTCAGCCTTATTTCTCTTCAAGTTCACTCTAATTGCTtacaataaaattattttctttaaattcTCTATAATAATTGCTCCACTCaatctttatttcattttaaattctcTATGATAGATCCACCTAGCCTTTATTTCCTTTTGCATTGCCTATAATTGCGACACTCGCGATAAAAGAGTTCTGTTTCCGAACAGATTTGTCCATCGGTAATGGAGATCACATTGGTTGGAATATAGGCCGATACGTCTCCGGCTTGTGTTTCAATGACGGGTAAGGCGGTCAAGCTACCTGCACCTGTCTGGTTGCTCCACTCaatctttatttcattttaaattctcTATGATAGATCCACCTAGCCTTTATTTCCTTTTGCATTGCCTATAATTGCGACACTCCGTCTTTATTTCCTTTCATATAATTGTGGTCACTCAGCCTTATTTCTCTTCAAGTTCACTCTAATTgcttacaataaaataaatacttACAACATTTTAATACTATATGACATAATTTCCAAGTACAACTAGACTtagtgatgaagaagaagatattaTCTTTGACTTagttataattatatttttttacaaagtattatatTGGATATACATGCCACGTAGGCAATTGCCATGTCAACGATAGCTTTAGAATTAAGTAGTATTCGAAATACCTTGTATAAATATATTTTCGCTCTCTCATTTGTAGTCGGTTGGATATGTTGTaataaacactttctctctaaagaattTTCTGAGCTCTATCTTCTCACACAAGATTGCTTTTCATGGTCTTCCTTCCTGTCAAGATTTATATTTCTGCAATTCACACAAGATAGTTAAGATGGTATCGAGCCAACTATGCTTGCGCGTTGATCTTGGCTGGGGTTTCCGCTGCTCTATTCGGTGAAGGTTTTTGGAtttctttttcttaaatttttagATTCTTGATTTGTTCAATTtgttttgggaattttttttttccgaatcTCGAAGTCGAGTATGCTTCCATACAATGTGCAATTCATACATGCTAAAGGCCAATACCAAGATAATATGTCGTATTGATTGATTTCTGTATATGGGTTGATGATTTCTTCAAGGCCGATGCCAAAAATCATATAACGATTGATGAATTAAGGTCGATAACCAGTGATTCATCTCTAGTGTTCGTCGATATTGTGAATTTCTTGTGTTTTGGAAGTTTATCTCACATATTTGTATTTGGGTATTTTCTGGGTTATTACTTTGCCTTTTGTGATTTGTATCTTGTGACATCATATCTAATTCTATTAAGCTCGAGAATCTTTTGGGTATGCTGACCATCAAGTTGAATGATGAAAATTTTATCAAGTGGAATTTTCAATTCTGTTATGTTCTTCGTGGATATGATATTTTTGATCACTTTATTGGTGAATCTGTTTGTCCACTAAAGTATGTTCTTTCTCTTACATTAGGAGTTACTACTGAAGTTACTACTGCGTATAAAACATGGGTTAAGGCTGATATGGCTCTTTTGAGTCTTCTTATTGCTACTTTAAGCGACGATGCTATGGAATATGTTGTGGGTTGCAAAACTGCACATGAAGTATGGACTGCTTTGCATGATCGGTATATTTCTGTGTCAAGTGCTAGTGTAAATCATCTGAAAATTGAGTTGCATACTATAGAGAAAGGGAGTGATAATGTTGATAAGTACTTGTTGAGATTGAAAACCAATAAGGATAAGTTGCTTGCTGCTGGTGAGAAAATTACAGATAATGACATTGTTATTACTGCCTTAACTGGTCTTCCAACTGATTTTGATATGATTCATACTGTAATATTAGCTAGAGACACACCCATTTCTCTCAAAGAATTCATGGCACAATTGTTGGGGGTAGAAAAAAGTTTGGAGAATAGGATGCAATATATGGTTCAAAGCATGGCTGCCATGTATGTTAATGGGTCAATTCCAACATCTGCTAGTGCTAATTTGAATATTCATCCTGCCTCTAATGCATCAGGTGTTTCCAGTGGTTCTATCTCTTTATCTCAGTTGCCATCaaactttggttttggttttgctgCTCCTGATTCCTTTAATTCGGGGTCTAGTTCCAATGGTTCTCAGccttttccaccattttcaacTCATAATGCAAATGGTAATCAATTTGGTAATCAGGGGCATAGGTCTTTTGGTAACAATGGCTATCAATCTTTTGGTAATTCTTATGGTAATTCATCTGGCAATAATTTTGGTGGGAATAGTTACAGAGGCAAAGGCAATGGTGGTTATAGGcctaagttcaatggaaatagGTCTAGATCTTGGTCTGGTAATACTTCATCTCGACAGCATGTCATTCCAGAATGTCAGATATGTTATAGGAAAGGTCACACTGCTGTCACTTGTTTGTTTCGTAGTGAAAATACTCAAGTTGTTCAAGAAGGTCAGATTTGTGGAAAATGAGGTCATATAGCCATTGACTACAGACATAAGGGTAACTATGCATATCAAGGTGCACCTCCTTCTCATTCTCTGAGTGCCAATTATGCATTTCAAGAGTACTTTTCTCAAGTTTCATATTCTGGTTTTCAGACCTCTCTACAGATGTTTGATCCCTCTGAATATCAAGGTGTCATTTCCAACTCTCTACACGGTCCTCCTGGTTTTCCACCTTCTGTGAATCAAGGCCAGTCCTCTGTTATTTTCATTGATAATCAAGCACATACCATGCAATCTCCTATAACTGCTTTGACTGCCTAAACCCCTTCCAATGATAGTTCATGGATAGTTAACACTGGAGCTTCACATCACATGAGTCCGGATGTCACTATTTTGAACTCAGCAGTTTCATATCAAGGAGATAAAAAAATTGTGGTggcaatggtgaaggtttgatTGTCAAACATGTTAGCACTACCATGTTACCTAGTTCTTCACATCCTTTGTATCTTAGAAATGTTTTGCATGTTCCTATGCTTATAGTGAATTTACTATTTGTGAAACAATTGTGCAAGGACAACCATAGTTGGTTTATTTGTGATGAGTCTGAGTTCTATGTGCAGGACAAAGCAACATGAATGATTCTTTACCAAGGAAAAAGTAGCAACAATGAGCTGTTTAGAATTCCTATGCATATTTTTCCAAAGCTGCTGACTCAaagttcatcttcttcctctgcatTCTTAGGCAAAGCTGTTACATCTTCAGTGTGGCATCACCGACTGGGGCATCCATCAAATgaagttttggagaaaatgcTTAGGAGTTCTGATATTTCTTTTAGTTCTAATGAACATGGTCAGGTTTGTTCTAATTGTTTTAGTGGAAAAATGAGTAGATTGCCTTTTCAAGAGAAGCTAGATAGAATAGAAATTCCATTTCATAAGATCCATAGTGATATTTGGGGTCCTTCACCAGTTATGTCTATTGAAGGCTTCAGATATTATGTGTCGTTTGTAGATGAAGCTATTCAATTTGTATGGCTTTTTCCTTTACCGAATAAATCAGAAGTTTTTGGTACCTTTGTCAAATTTTCTGCTTATGTTGAGAATCAATTTCATACTAAGATAAAAGTTTTGTAATCTGATGGTGGTGGAGAATTTCTAAGTACTGTATTTAAAGATTATCTAGCTAGTAAGGGTATCTTGCCCctacactccacaacaaaatggtattGTGGAAAGGAAACATCGCCATATTGTGGAGACTGGTATTACCTTATTAAATGTTGCAAGTATGCCACATAGATTTTGGTATCATGCCATTGCACATGCAGTATTTCTGATCAATTGTATGCCAAGTAGAAATCTTAGTATGGTTTCTCCATTTTAAAAGCTTTTTCACAAATCACCAGATATGGCTTCCTTTAAGATTTTTGGTTCTGTTATATACCCTTACTTCAGGCCATATAACACTCACAAGCTTCAACCCAGGTCTACTCAATGTGTGTTCTTAGGGTACTCTTTTGGTTATAAAGGTGTTGTTTGTTACAACATGTTAACAAGGAAACTGTTAATCTCCAGACATGTTATTCATGATGAGCGTTGTTTTCCATTTGTCAATATTAATTCTGAAGTAAACTTTTCATCTCAAGGATTTGGTCAGCCCTCTAATATTTCTTCCCGACCTGTTATAGTTcatttggatgatttttctcTCAGTTAACATGCAGCACAGTCATTTGATCAATCTTAGGGTGCATCCATGAGTCCTCAATTTGATTTTGATGGCTTCCAGTCTCCTTCCACTGTTGATATTGGTTCTAGTTCACAACCTGCTCAAGTGTTTACACAGGATCATCCTATTGGTTCTTCCAGCTCAGTTGCTACTCTTTCCAACACTCCCCACATGTTGCCTGTCCATTCTGACCCACATTTAGCAGTGATGTTGCCTTCTGGTGATAGAGATTTACATGTTACTCAGAGCATTCAAACTAGGCTTCGAACTGGTGCCATTACTTGAAATGATTATTTAGCATTGATAGCTATATTTCCTGAAGTCACGTCTCTTATTTTAGATAAAGATTATTCTTTTTCTGGCGAATTCACTTTTATTGCAGATATCATTGATTCTGCAGAGCCTTCAACTTTTAAGACAGCTTCTCAAATTCCTCAGTGTCATGTAGCTATGCAAGAAGAGTATGATGCCCTTCAAACACAAGGTACATGGACTCTAGTACCTTCTCCACATGATAAAAACATAATTGGTTGTAAGTGGGTATATAAACTGAAGAGAAATCTTGATGGGTCTATTTCTAGATATAAAGCTAGATTAGTTACCCAAGGATTAGTTGCCCAAGGTTTCAGTCAAGAAAAAGGCTTAGAATAAACCGAGACTTTTAGTCCCGTAGTTAGGCACACTACTATAAGAATGCTCTTGGCTTTAGCTACAACACATAAGTGGTCACTTCGACAACTTGAtgtaaaaaatgtttttttgcaTGGGGAGTTACATGAGGAGGTTTATATGAAACAACCTCCTGGTTTTGTTGATTCCAAATGTCCTACACATGTTTGTAAGCTAGTGAAATCCCTTTATGGCCTTAAACAGGCTCCACGAGCTTGGAATGCCAAGTTTACAAGTTATCTGGCAGTGATTGGTTTTCAGGTTTCTCTTTCAGATTCTAGCTTATTTGTGAAACAAGTTGGGTCTGATGTCATTATATTACTACTCTATGTAGATGATATAATTCTTACCGGCTCCAATCCTGTTTTGATTCAATCTGTTGTTGATGATTTGGGAGGTGTGTTTGATCTTAAAGATATGGGCAAGTTTACCTATTTTCTATGTTTGCAAATGCAGTACAAATCAAATGGGGATCTCTTTGTGCATCAAGAGAAATATGTTAAGGATTTGCTTCACAAAGCTGGAATGGATAATTGCAAACCTTGTGCCACACCTTGTAAACCTCATACCTCTGTGTTTCTTCCTAAGGGTGAAGTCTTGGCATAACCCACACAATATAGGAGTCTTGTGGGAGCATTATAGTACCTTACTTTCACAAGGCTCGACATAACTTTTGCAGTTAATAATGTTTGTCAGTTTATGAATGCTCCTACTGATATACATTT from Malus domestica chromosome 01, GDT2T_hap1 includes:
- the LOC114819688 gene encoding uncharacterized protein yields the protein MILYQGKSSNNELFRIPMHIFPKLLTQSSSSSSAFLGKAVTSSVWHHRLGHPSNEVLEKMLRSSDISFSSNEHDIIDSAEPSTFKTASQIPQCHVAMQEEYDALQTQVGLILKDIVIRIGLQM